atccaccatttagaaaaaacaaatactcgGCTCTATATCTTGTGGACTATTCAATTAGTCAAAACCACGTTACATGTTACTAGACGATTCGGTCATAGTATATTTGTTTATGAGAAATAACTGCatgtaattaagttttgttttaatccaAACGTTACAATAACCAATTACTCAGCTCTTATCTTTCAATGTGTCATAGAGACAATCAATTATGGGGGCTTACTGGGAGATGAATTTGTGTAGAGTTTGTTGAATTTAAAAGTAGAGAGATTCTAAAAGAGTTTCTGGATTTACCAAATTTGTCATTGATTTTTTGcagaaattagaaacaaaattatatgaatgttaaaaattacaaacaaaaaaaacagcccaaaaatcataattttgtaACGTCTGGTAACTACATTCCCACATTCAATTACATGTCTTTACACGAAgactaattacaaaaaattctttaaaatataactgTTACTCTTATGATATTAATacaatcaattatttattcataaatgGCATTAAAACATAATTGTGAATGTTATAAATCTGCTTTTATTACATAGtaagaacaaaattaatttataatttccTATAAATAGTAAGGTACACTTTGAGTTTATACTAACCATCATATTTCAAGTTGtgatataatttataaactatataacACTAATTTGAAATTCAACTAATGGatctcaatttctttcttcttttttgccCCTATTGTAAGATGTTGTGAAGAGGATAGAGACATGCATATAACTCAAGGTCTTGGtgatttttgagtttattcAAAAAAGCAAGTATAGAAGCCCAACCTTTTTACAGCGGGAGAAGCTGCAATACGGTTTGTTTTTCTACCCAACATCACATTATGAGGTTTAATCGTATGCGAAGTATAAATTTCTCTGAATTAGTTTAACAGTTTTGTTATCGGTCCATTTCAatgtatatatcattattATCTTACATATGACTTTTTGTTTGAGCAGGTGCTATGATTGTTTTTGGTGGAAATGATGGATCTCAAGAAGGTCTTGAATTGCCTAAACTTAACTCAAAGAGAGGTATCTCCTCAATTGTTTAAAAAACGTTTGTGGCATGCATCTTACCATTTGTAAGAAATCAtaaagtaaatgaaaaaaaaactcaccaCATTAATATAGATAGACCAAGTTTGTTGTGAGGTGATTTTCTTGCTACATATATAAGTGATGATTTAGCTGGGAGAGTAGATCGAATAACTAAAATGAGAtcacttcttttatttcttatcttttaataGATATTTGTTCTTATCTAAACTGCTTAATGTTAAGCCCTCGAGAatctttttggtatttttttccaaatttaataGGGTTTCTTGAGCTATGTTCtatattttttgaagttgTCGAAGTTTGTTGGTAGGATTGATATTATTGCAATAGAAAcatatgaattatttttatttaaaatgtttcatagCTAAATATACGGGaactatgttttagatatTCTTGAGGTTGTTGTGTTTGCGGGTGGGGTTGATACAATTGCAACCGAGAAAACCATAATTTGTCATGATTCAATGTATTTCacatgttagtttttttttcttatactttataatctctctttttctttctcatcataTGCTTTCCATACTATGTgataaaacaagtttttagTAGAGGAGGatatctttaatatttttagccAAGGATGGTTGTATACGTTTAACAACTATAATGAATTTCTCCATTTTAGATGGATTATGAAGGAATGACactaactaaaaataaaagaaattcaaGTTGATGAGTTGATAAACAAATTAGTAAATCAGAGCCAATGTAATTTTTGTTGGGGGATTCGTTGGAAAATTAGCATTGCATTTTTGTGAGTGCTACAAGTATAGgtatatgtgtatatgttttctcatctttaacaaaaaaatgtctttcacttaattattattattattattattatttttcagtctttaagaaattattttcagtcttttcttttcaattgaGTTCATTTTTATCTAGCTAAATTCCATATTTGGTAATTTTGTATTCCAAATGTATTCTAAAATTTTcacatcttttcttcttctttcaggGATAATTTTTGCTAAGgattttagtttcattaaatataatttttaaaaatgttttatcataaaaaaaaaagtttaatacaGTGTTTAGTTCACATATataggttttggtttattatctAATCCCACgtatttttagattattttctACTAAATAACTTATATTctcataaagaaaattatagaTGGTTGTCagttttcatttctgtttaaatattattggttttattttaatgtttaccACATATATCGACATTGTTCTTTGCTATAAACATGGAGtaaagaaactttttaaaattttcaaaatatgataacaactatataataaaaaaattattactatattaattgtaatattactaaataatttttatgatgAAAATTCATGTATTACCAGAAATAACATCTCATTCTAGATTTAAGTTTTGagtaaaagtatatatattttattaccagtaatatgatatttattttatattttcttgcaaaatacatcatatttttctttaatctattttttattgtaataaataaatattcacacaatatattattatattatttcatttttattaaaaaattattatttttcgttGTGCTTTTTAAATTTCCATAATGAGTTATATACATTATGCgtaaattttatgtttgaaagatataataaatatttactataaatgtttttaatgtaaatatcaaaacatcaaattttattataatatatatagttatataatattatatacattACTATATTAATATAACTCACGCAACGCGTGAGATATtttctagtatatatatatactgttgTTGTTCATTAATCAAGTAAGATCATCAATCCCGTTTAACTCACaatgtgtttgtgtgtgtgttttcacGAATCTTTACCACTTACATATTTCATAGTCCtgaaagaataaaataaattataatataatagaaaaattaaacaaggAGATATGGAAAAGCGTAATGCGAATGGTCAGACAAAATTAGACGTGCCTTAATGAAAGTTATTAAtattgactcaaatgagttagGTGCACGAAATGACATACACTAAAACGCTTGGAAGCctatttttatactaaatgaatttgaagaagaaatacaaattgTAACTAACTTGGAACGTTACTTTCGGCTCAGATGTTTACATTTAACTAGTAATAAGGTATTACACAcgtttcttaattaattatcttaATTCGAatcaaaaaatgaatttaaagttgtgtaaaacacttttaacaacaacaacaaaatatctcaaaaataCCGCCAATATTTTATTCAGTGCGTGAGCAATGGATCACATATACTAATTGATACGCCGCCTGAAATATATCAGAAAATATACAATGCATTACGGTGGCGGATACCTCCGCAGCCCACAActttgacaaataaaaaatagactTCACACTATACCGATTAGTGAGTGATTAAATACtacacatataatataaagtatttaacaaataaataaatcattcaGAAGgactgaaatatatatattaatttatttattaaaaaaaaaagggaaaatgtGCGAAATGCCTCCAAAACCGCCGTAGAAATTGAGGATAAgtattaaactaaaacaaaactgggtcaaaaaacaaatccaaaaggACCAAAACCTTAAAGTTGCACAAATGTAAGTgtggaaaaaaacattttccacGTGAGAGAATTGAAGCAAGTTGTGTTCTGTCTCTCTGTCCTAAGAGTCCGCCGTTGTAAAACTCGTGTTTTGTTTCCACCGTCTCTCCCGTGTCCTCTCTCTCCTCACAAATAGATATAAAGATCAACATAATCTCAATCCATATACATCATCAATTCTTATTCTTACAACATGAAGCTACAGCAAAATTGTGACTTGGAACTTCGTCTTTTTCCCACTTCTTATGATTCTGATTCTTCAGATACAACCTCGTAAGTCTCTCCCTCtcttgaaatttgattttttgaatcaaatcataaattattaatattacatGAATCTGATAAACTTTTACATGTAATTGATTTGAAGTGTTGTAGAATCAACCAGTTCTGGAAATCCACAACCAAATGAAGAATCTCAAAGAATAACAATTTTCTACAATggaaaaatgtgtttttcttcagATGTTACCCATCTTCAGGTATGTAACACATTCATatctgtgatttttttttttttttgggtggaTTTACgaattaataatgtttaacGAATGAATATGTAGGCAAGATCGATAATATCGATCGCAAGCAGAGAAATGAAAACCAAGTCATCCTCAAACGGGTCGGATCCTCCAAACAAGTCGACCTCATTTCATCATAATCAGCTTCCAAATCCAAAAGCATCAATGAAAAAATCTCTCCAAAGTTTTCTTCAGAAACGGAAAATTCGAATTCAAGCTACTTCACCGTACCATTCACGACGATAAtgatcattttattttatttagcagttttttctttgtttgatataaTCCTAATGGACTAtaattgtaatgttttttttttactgattaGGGAATTACTcctatttatattatatgattcatCCGAAGATCGATTTtgaaatctgatttttttgttcgtaTATGTTTGATAATCGTGactaatatatacattaaaccaaaccgatGTTCTTTTTGTATAAAGTATGTAAAATAGTACGAACTAGGTTTTGTAGTTATgagtttaattattgtttaagTTCTTGACTATTCACgtcaaattatgaaaaaatttaGTTGAATGTTAAAGAATATAATTTCTGTTTACAAATTGTATACTATATtgatcaaataaaatgaaCGGCCTTGTTTCAAAATGGGTCTTGTGTGATTATTGGTAACTAAAAGAACCAGTAAAGACGGAGATTTGAGTAACGGATGATATTTGGTTAGGGACTCGTAAAGTGTAAATCATGACTATTAGGGGGatttattcaattttgatttacgTGGATTTTTAATGACTACAATAGTTTAAGAATCTCGTGATTCtctaatcatatatatgaaagttgacCAACTCTCTCTatatgattgacacatcatcactttagcatttGTTATGtgtctattaaataattaatgtaagatTTTCAACTTCTAATATATaggttaattatatatttcttatttaatttacatattattatattttacatatttaattgtagtattactaaatttattttaatattatatgatttttcaataaaaccattttaatagttttctcatactcgaatttttttttttcgtaatccaaactcaaagtatGGGTATATAATAGTCGTGAATtacttaatgatttgagtaagttattctctgatatttatatttatattctcttaaattgatatttaaataataaatcactGAGGGTGAAAGATACGTAAGGAGTTTCATCGTCAAATTCTTAGGTTTCTATAATCCAACACTACCTTCtgttaaattggtttaagacaaacgttgtttatgaattatgtgtatgatgcattgttgagaatgttgttagaaaaaaatatttttaatactaaaaataattgcttatttcattattgaatgattaaataaataaaaattatatttaaattaaacaatataaaaaatccaaaaaaaccGCGACGTAGCGCGGGTGATCAcctagtatttataaaaatattgtatcACGGAATCTGACATATTCTCACAATCTTTCTCATTCTTAAGGATATATTATTGTAGAGTTTTGTTAACTTTGTAGATATCATTGTAAAGATCgtattagaaatatatttctcttgcccttttaatttttgtgaaataaattgttttttcctctACTTCATTATATATATCGTTGCTCTTTCACGCtctcaacaacatcatcattaGCAAGAACTTGATAAACAGTGGTAcgtataaattttcttttttctttttgtctagtttgtataatttctttcttttatgtgttttgcacgttagtttttatatttttattgcattggttgtctttgtttctttagaaTTGTTCtagattttgaaacttttattttcaataaagtAATATAGTTATCATATAATACTAGTATTATGATTAGTTAACAGTGATTTATGATGGAAGATCCACCACGTGGTAAAGAAAAAGGTCCATATAACCAATGGACTCCCGACGAAACCGACGTGTTGATCGAATTAATCAGACAAAATTGGCGTGATTCTAGTGGAATTATCGGCAAGCTAACAGTGGAGAGTAAATTATTACCTGCTCTGAATAAACGTCTTGGCTGCAACAAGAATCACAAGAACTATATGAGCAGattgaagtttttgaaaaacttatACCAAAGTTACTTGGATTTAAAACGTTTTAGTTCGGGATTTGGTTGGGatcctgaaacaaaaaagtttacaGCTCCTGATGAGGTGTGGAGAGATTATTTAAAGGTATGCATTATTTggttttcataaaattttgattaataatttattttctaatcatCACAATGTtaacagtttttttaataaatatttaccTGCAGGCACATCCAAATCATAAACATATGCAAACTGAATCGATTGATCATTTTGAAGATCtccaaattatatttggagATGTTGTAGCAACTGGTAGTTTTGCTGTTGGGATGAGTGATAGTACATGTCCTCGTATCTACACAGTTGGTGAAAGGAGTCAAGGAAAAGAGACGGTGAATCAAGATGAGAACATTGAGGAGGTTTatgaattttcatttcaaCACCCATCATCAGCAGAATATAGTACATCACCATTTACTTTTGATCCTACCACGAGAGGTCGATCTGAAAAGCTTCTTCCTAGGAAAAGAACTAAGGGTGGAAGATGCAATAGTGAATAACAGTgaatttataaagattttaaagtcattataaatgtaaaatccAATAAACCCCCCTTAATTTCTTTCTCACAATTGGcgttgttttttcttcatttaagTGTATGTTTCCTCTCTTGTCCTGATCAAAACTACTCTCGCAAAATGTAAGACTCTATAAGTCTTAGTCATAGACACTTGTCACCTTGCATTTTAATTGaatatcttttaacaaaaataaaatatcatgtTAAATTTGGTTGGAAACGAAAAATAGAAGACATTATAGAACTGTAAGAAGGGGTATCATTGATCGATGATATAAGCGTAAAGCAACTAAACCACTTTATTTAGGTCTTATGTGATACATAaccatatattaaattaaatttccacacagaaaaaaaaaactcatatattaaattatcatAGTATAAAGTTGATTCATATTTGCCTGTGAATTTTCGAGGAAAGTTGACCTCTTGTTGAGCTCGTTCTCAAACAACaacttataaataaaaaattgtgttaCCAAAAATTAGCTGTCGGAAGATatagtatatttatttgtaataaattaaagaatgtCTGAGAGTACCAGTTCACATTGTAAGATAGGATATAGTACTGCCAACTTAAATAAAGACTATCTGACAGTGTAGAAATATCCCTCAAATTTGCAAGTTGGCTCTGTATTTGTAATGAAAAACCTCACAGTTTCAGCTTCTCGTTCACTTTTAATTAAGATAAGTAAAATTCTTAGTGTCTAACTCACCATTAAGTTGtattatctttaaaatttataagttGAGTCTAAGCTAAATTATATAGATACTAATTAACCAAACAAAGCTAGAGGcatgtataatatatacattacaTAAGAATTTCTCCAATATACATTATATGccataaaattttcaaacaatATAAACATTCCATCAAAAAGTTAGAATACCTAGAGAAATTGTTTGAACTgaaaaacttattttagatagtgaaatattttgatgatgcCTAGTGACCTACGAGATTTAATAGTCTTTATTAAAAACTTAGCACACATGAATCTACAGTATcattaattagtatatatgaCACAATGTAAGGAACACATCTATATGAGGAAACAtttcatttgaattttgtagAGAGTAACATAATGTAACTCCCCCAACCATCTTTTCAATACTCCGTTCCATAGTCTTCAATGTTCTAAaattgctttttattttattttatttgaaatagaTGATCATGGACCGATCTTTCGTTGTCAATGAAGATCGTTCACGAatgagaaataagaaacaacaaaataagcTGCATTTATAGCTCGTGTTCAAGGTTCTGTAACTCGTGTTATCTTCCATTATCCTCTAATCACACCATATatatcactttcttctttcataGTCAAAGATCcatttttcttgatcttcattACACAGATAAAGCGTTACTTAGATGTGTTCAAGATAAAgcgaaaaacaaattttgttggcACATAATCTACTCGTAGCAACATTTGATGGAAACGGATTTGGAACAATATGTTTTTGAGGTTATGCATGTGTTCTATTCTATATTATTGGGTGGAGCACGCATTTTTAAGATAGGATTTTTGTCAAGTttaatataatgaaaaatgaatattgaagattttaaatatatataatgagataaaaattttggtttgatgaacTTTAATTTTATGGGAACAAAAtgatagaatttttttaatgaatatttACTTTGATAATGTGAAAACAATATGATACTAAAGTTTTTAAGGAATATTTCTCTAATGCCAcgaaaatcaaataagaatTAGGTTTTCGAAACTAATGAACAAGACTTTATAacatgagagagagagttggGTATCTTGTTTATTCAAGTAcctttgtaaatttttttttatagatttttaataaatggAAGACTAGTCCCCCGCTttctaccaaaaaacaaaagaaagcaaaacatgTTTAGAATAAAGAGATTGAAATTAGACGATGTATGTTTGGTGTATGCCATGCAACTACTTCAATTCTTCAGACATTTTAATATTCAACATAAGAAGAATCTTTTCCAATGATTTTAATCTCATTTCAAGACATGCAGTAGAAATCGTCTAAAAGATTTCACGTCGGGCTGAGTCTATATATCCAATGAGTCAAGAAACCAGCGCTGGACCGATACTCGCAGACCAAGAGCTAGTAATGATAGGTAAAACAAATGATCTCCTTTAAACTCCAaacctctttctttctcttactcttctagggttttagcgctcctctctctctctctttcattttcttcttctccatatcTTTCACTCTCAAATTAAATTCTAGTCTTTTTCATATTCTCCTATCTTTTCGCAGGCGCGGGATCGTCATCACCTAGGTGATGATCATCGCCCTAGGCcataaaaagatttaatatttgtaagaGCTTAATGATCGTGACTTGGGAGAGAAGTAATACAAAGCCAtagattatttaatttcttctgGTGTTATTCAATGAAGAAGCTTATGGTTGGTGGGgggttttgtatatttaaccCTCAAACCCCAAGCAAAATAACACACCGAACTATCACTCTTCTTTGACGCTTATCCTCTTTCacgcttctcttctttcaaccTTCTCTTTcacaatgtcttcttcttccgctATCAAGGCTGCAGCAAAAGCTTTGGAGAGGATCCGCATTATGGATACTGTCCGGTCTAGTTATGTTGGTCTGTTTAGTTCAACAGTTACCGACATGGTGTCTAAAAATCGTTTCCGCAAGGGCCAATGTATCGTCCTCCAGATAGCACGTGGAGTGGCAAGGGCATTGAATATTCCAGAAGATGCGGTGGAAGTGAAGACTCTTCACAATAGCTGGACATGCTATGAGATTGTGCACACGGTGAAGACCCCGATGGCTGCTCCACCCAAAAGAGGGATGCCGACGGATCCTCCGGTGAGCACGATCATACGCTTCAAAGTCACTCGCATGAGTGCAATCGTGGAAGTCGCCTACACGAGGGCACTACAAGAATATGGAGTATTTATAGCATTATAATATAGCAGTTAACCATGTTCTGCTATAATTTATAATCCGGCTAAACTTTTATACCGTTTGGTAATTTCAAAATGCTATAATCTTGTACCCGGGAAATAAAAAATGACGCGGGCcatgtttttggatttagggttaTTCTTCTATAGCATTACCATTAATTAAACGCTACCTAATGTAATAGCGCggattaatttttatttcccgccgaaacaaaataattggCCTCAAAATAATTCTAAGTACTGAAAAACATTTCtcgatctctttctctttctattCTTGTTCTTCcctattcttcttctctctgtcttcTGCTCTaatcgattcttcttctctctgtctctctttgtGTTCGTGTTCTTGCTCACCGACTCTGTTCAATCTCTCTCGGAGACGCTCGCTACTCCTCAGTCTCTGAGTCACAGATCTGTTTCTAATTTGAGAAGGTTATGTGCCTTTTCTaatcgatttagggtttgcATGTCCAATTAAAC
This sequence is a window from Arabidopsis thaliana chromosome 1 sequence. Protein-coding genes within it:
- the JAZ8 gene encoding jasmonate-zim-domain protein 8 (jasmonate-zim-domain protein 8 (JAZ8); CONTAINS InterPro DOMAIN/s: Tify (InterPro:IPR010399), CCT domain-like (InterPro:IPR018467); BEST Arabidopsis thaliana protein match is: jasmonate-zim-domain protein 7 (TAIR:AT2G34600.1); Has 89 Blast hits to 89 proteins in 12 species: Archae - 0; Bacteria - 0; Metazoa - 0; Fungi - 0; Plants - 89; Viruses - 0; Other Eukaryotes - 0 (source: NCBI BLink).), with protein sequence MKLQQNCDLELRLFPTSYDSDSSDTTSVVESTSSGNPQPNEESQRITIFYNGKMCFSSDVTHLQARSIISIASREMKTKSSSNGSDPPNKSTSFHHNQLPNPKASMKKSLQSFLQKRKIRIQATSPYHSRR
- a CDS encoding Myb/SANT-like DNA-binding domain protein, with amino-acid sequence MMEDPPRGKEKGPYNQWTPDETDVLIELIRQNWRDSSGIIGKLTVESKLLPALNKRLGCNKNHKNYMSRLKFLKNLYQSYLDLKRFSSGFGWDPETKKFTAPDEVWRDYLKAHPNHKHMQTESIDHFEDLQIIFGDVVATGSFAVGMSDSTCPRIYTVGERSQGKETVNQDENIEEVYEFSFQHPSSAEYSTSPFTFDPTTRGRSEKLLPRKRTKGGRCNSE